A single genomic interval of Salinarchaeum sp. IM2453 harbors:
- the ribH gene encoding 6,7-dimethyl-8-ribityllumazine synthase: MIRLGLIVAQFNRSVTESMEQQAIDAAEQHNVEVAEIIHVPGAYDSPLAADRLARRDDIDAVAVLGAIVTGDTDHDQVIGTATTQSLTEVSLDRDTPVLLGITGPGMSGAEARERISIGERTIEDAAQFVRELREIQNEERNG; the protein is encoded by the coding sequence ATGATTCGCCTTGGACTAATTGTTGCCCAGTTTAATCGGTCTGTGACTGAGTCAATGGAACAACAAGCAATCGATGCTGCAGAACAACACAATGTAGAAGTTGCTGAAATAATACATGTTCCTGGGGCATACGACTCACCACTCGCTGCTGATCGACTTGCTCGACGAGACGATATTGACGCTGTAGCTGTCCTTGGAGCAATTGTAACGGGAGATACTGATCACGATCAAGTAATCGGAACTGCAACAACACAGTCGCTTACAGAAGTGAGCCTTGATCGAGACACTCCCGTGCTATTAGGTATTACCGGTCCTGGAATGTCGGGAGCGGAGGCTCGTGAGCGAATCTCCATAGGAGAACGAACAATTGAGGATGCAGCACAATTTGTTCGCGAACTACGAGAGATACAAAACGAAGAGCGCAACGGGTAA
- a CDS encoding DHH family phosphoesterase, translating into MTTADDETDIIYRLADDCTRDDLDFDRWYLGTVNGVVDYGVFVDLSDAVSGLVHSSNLENDYDVGDEIVVAIEEERQNGDIALDEVAVETQQHRIEEVYHDFDITSITDLTGYVGETVHLQGQVIQIKQTDGPTIFHVNDGNGIIPCTAFVDPGVRAYPEIELDAYVRATGTVERRDESLQVELTDLTIIRDEKQSAVADRINAAISETAEPADVDPLIDWDALDKIYSDLQEVAQMLRRSVLEGRPIRIRHHADGDGMCASVPVYQALRSFINSYHLDEDAHQHLLRRLPSKAPFYEMEDSTRDLSHALEDRQRHGQKLPLLLMLDNGSTEEDTPAYETLRHYDVPIIVVDHHHPDPDAVDPLLEAHVNPYLHGEDYRVTTGMMSVELARMIDPSLTENLEHIPAVAGLADRSSAETMNDYLSLAADAGYEKATLENIGEALDYAAHWLRYNDGGYLIEDVLNLSGNDKQHQELVSLLSDQAQKAVNEQLDVALSHVEHQTLPNGIDLYQIDVDEYARRFEYPAPGKTTGAIHDQKVKENDTPAITIGYGPDFAVLRSDGVRLDIPTMVAELNEEIPGAGISGGGHLVVGSVKFVEGRRDEVLSALVEKMADAEIDEQVGSTTSAM; encoded by the coding sequence ATGACAACTGCGGATGATGAGACTGATATTATTTATCGGCTTGCTGACGACTGCACTCGGGACGACTTAGACTTTGATCGATGGTATCTTGGAACGGTTAATGGAGTAGTTGATTACGGTGTATTTGTTGATCTTTCCGATGCTGTTTCGGGGCTGGTCCATTCCTCAAATCTTGAAAATGACTATGATGTTGGTGACGAGATTGTAGTAGCAATCGAAGAAGAACGGCAAAACGGCGACATTGCTCTTGACGAGGTTGCTGTTGAGACACAACAACACCGGATTGAAGAAGTCTATCACGACTTTGATATTACTTCAATAACTGATCTTACCGGTTATGTTGGTGAGACCGTTCACCTTCAAGGACAAGTCATACAGATCAAACAAACAGACGGTCCGACGATTTTCCACGTTAACGATGGGAATGGTATCATTCCGTGTACTGCATTTGTTGATCCCGGAGTTCGGGCTTACCCGGAGATTGAACTTGACGCGTATGTACGGGCAACCGGCACGGTAGAACGCCGCGATGAATCCCTTCAGGTTGAACTGACGGACCTCACCATAATCCGTGATGAAAAACAGTCGGCCGTTGCAGATCGCATCAATGCGGCGATTTCCGAGACGGCAGAGCCAGCGGATGTTGATCCGCTTATCGATTGGGATGCGCTTGATAAGATCTATTCCGATCTACAAGAGGTAGCACAAATGCTCCGTCGTAGCGTTTTAGAAGGACGACCAATTCGGATTCGCCATCATGCAGACGGTGACGGGATGTGTGCAAGTGTTCCTGTTTATCAGGCACTCCGATCGTTCATTAATTCATACCATTTAGATGAAGATGCCCACCAGCATCTCCTTCGACGACTCCCGAGCAAAGCTCCGTTCTACGAGATGGAAGATTCAACACGGGATCTATCGCATGCGCTTGAAGATCGACAGCGACATGGCCAAAAACTTCCGTTGTTACTGATGCTTGACAACGGTAGTACTGAAGAAGACACCCCTGCATATGAAACCCTTCGACACTACGATGTACCTATTATCGTTGTTGATCACCACCACCCAGATCCGGATGCTGTTGATCCACTTCTTGAAGCCCACGTGAATCCATACCTCCACGGTGAAGACTATCGTGTCACGACGGGTATGATGTCTGTCGAGCTGGCTCGAATGATCGATCCATCTCTAACGGAGAATCTCGAACACATTCCTGCTGTTGCAGGCCTTGCAGACCGCTCAAGTGCAGAAACAATGAATGATTATCTTTCGTTGGCAGCTGATGCAGGATACGAAAAAGCCACTCTTGAAAATATCGGCGAAGCACTGGACTATGCGGCTCACTGGCTCCGATACAACGATGGTGGATATCTTATTGAGGATGTTCTGAACCTCTCTGGTAACGATAAACAACATCAAGAACTTGTTTCGTTACTTTCAGATCAGGCTCAAAAAGCAGTCAACGAGCAGCTTGATGTAGCACTCTCACACGTCGAGCACCAAACACTACCAAATGGAATTGACCTGTACCAGATCGATGTCGATGAATATGCACGCCGATTTGAATATCCAGCTCCCGGAAAGACAACTGGTGCAATCCATGATCAGAAAGTCAAAGAAAATGATACCCCAGCCATCACAATCGGATATGGTCCTGACTTTGCTGTCCTTCGAAGTGACGGTGTGCGTCTTGATATCCCAACGATGGTTGCTGAACTGAATGAGGAAATACCAGGTGCTGGAATAAGTGGTGGTGGTCACTTGGTTGTTGGCTCAGTCAAGTTTGTTGAAGGCCGCCGTGACGAGGTTCTTTCTGCGCTAGTTGAAAAGATGGCTGACGCTGAAATTGACGAACAGGTTGGTAGCACAACGAGCGCTATGTGA
- a CDS encoding adenylyltransferase/cytidyltransferase family protein: MTTVLAQGTFDILHPGHLHYLREAAAEGNELHVVVARSTNVTHKQPPILSGSQRREMVGALEMVDEAHLGHPEDPLQMVEKVNPDIIVLGHDQHHNVDRIEQGVKRRGFDCEVKRASPRDPTDDEILSSRKIIQQILDERRK, from the coding sequence ATGACTACGGTACTGGCACAGGGAACATTTGACATTCTACATCCTGGACATCTTCATTATCTTCGTGAAGCAGCGGCAGAGGGCAATGAACTACACGTGGTGGTTGCCAGATCAACCAATGTAACACATAAACAACCCCCAATATTATCTGGTTCACAGCGTCGGGAGATGGTTGGCGCACTCGAGATGGTCGATGAGGCACATCTCGGGCACCCAGAAGATCCACTGCAGATGGTCGAGAAAGTCAATCCAGATATAATTGTTTTAGGGCATGATCAACACCACAATGTCGACAGGATTGAACAGGGGGTAAAACGACGCGGATTTGATTGTGAAGTAAAACGTGCGTCACCACGGGATCCGACCGACGATGAGATTCTTTCGAGCCGAAAGATCATCCAACAAATTCTCGACGAACGGAGGAAGTGA
- a CDS encoding SPFH domain-containing protein, with protein MSAIAPMLIETLGIVGLLLLLLFVVTIYSAVEIVDAYEKRALTVFGEYRKLLEPGFNFIPPFVSNTYRFDMRTQTLDVPRQEAITRDNSPVTADAVVYIKVMDAKKAFLEVDNYKEAVSNLAQTTLRAVLGDMELDDTLNKRQEINAKIREELDEPTDEWGIRVESVEVREVNPSKDVQQAMEQQTSAERKRRAMILEAQGERRSEIERAEGEKQSNIIRAQGEKQSQILEAQGDAISTVLGARAAESMGERAVIDKGMETLEGIGQGDSTTFIVPQELSSLVGRYGKHLSGSDVKEQDGTLDSLNFDSETRELLGLDDIEEIISQIDEETEMDLEQMEQEAQAIKEGAAGADLKDPDEVIEEMEGEPPGVETETE; from the coding sequence ATGTCGGCTATTGCCCCGATGCTCATTGAAACATTAGGTATCGTAGGACTATTGCTACTGTTGTTGTTTGTTGTGACGATTTACAGCGCGGTTGAAATTGTCGATGCATACGAAAAACGTGCACTGACAGTATTTGGTGAGTATCGGAAGTTGTTGGAACCGGGGTTCAACTTCATACCACCGTTTGTTTCCAACACATATCGGTTCGATATGCGAACACAGACACTTGATGTTCCACGGCAAGAAGCAATCACACGGGACAACTCACCAGTAACGGCTGATGCAGTAGTCTATATTAAGGTAATGGACGCAAAGAAGGCATTCCTTGAAGTTGACAACTACAAAGAAGCCGTCTCAAATCTAGCGCAGACAACGCTACGTGCTGTTCTTGGTGACATGGAGCTTGATGATACACTGAACAAGCGCCAAGAAATCAATGCTAAGATACGTGAAGAGCTTGATGAGCCAACTGACGAGTGGGGGATCCGAGTCGAGTCCGTTGAAGTACGTGAGGTAAATCCATCAAAGGATGTCCAGCAAGCGATGGAGCAGCAGACATCTGCAGAGCGGAAACGTCGTGCAATGATTCTCGAAGCACAAGGAGAGCGACGAAGTGAAATTGAGCGTGCTGAAGGTGAGAAACAGTCGAACATCATTCGTGCGCAAGGTGAGAAACAGAGCCAAATTCTCGAAGCACAGGGAGACGCAATTTCAACCGTGCTTGGTGCACGGGCTGCTGAGTCTATGGGTGAGCGTGCGGTAATCGACAAAGGAATGGAAACACTTGAAGGGATTGGCCAAGGAGACTCGACGACATTTATCGTGCCACAAGAGCTTTCATCATTGGTCGGCCGATACGGAAAGCATTTGTCAGGATCTGATGTCAAAGAGCAAGACGGGACACTTGACAGCTTGAACTTTGATTCTGAAACACGCGAACTACTCGGGCTCGACGATATCGAGGAAATAATTTCACAAATTGACGAGGAGACTGAAATGGATCTTGAGCAGATGGAGCAGGAAGCACAGGCTATAAAGGAAGGCGCAGCTGGTGCAGACCTCAAAGATCCAGACGAAGTGATAGAAGAGATGGAAGGGGAACCACCAGGCGTTGAGACCGAGACAGAATAA
- a CDS encoding pyridoxal phosphate-dependent aminotransferase, whose translation MKFSERVERVEPSATLAISDLASQLEAEGADVIDLSVGEPDFDTPDNIVEAGKEALDNGHTGYTQSSGIPELRSAIADKLASDGLSYDPDQIMVTPGGKQALFEVVQTIVNPGDEVVLLDPAWVSYEAMVKIAGGDLARVDLSSHDFQLEPALDDLEEVVSDDTELLIVNSPSNPSGAVFSDAALAGVRDLAVEHDIAVISDEIYDTVCYDAEPTSLGTFDGMEDRTITVNGFSKTYAMTGWRLGYFAAPQDLIDQAGKLQSHSVSCATNFVQRAGIEALENTDEVVEEMVAAFEERRDFLVDLFEDHGVSVSVPDGAFYMMLPVAEDDQAWCENAIETAHVATVPGNAFGTPGYARISYANSKPRLRGAVERLAENDLI comes from the coding sequence ATGAAATTCTCAGAACGCGTTGAACGTGTCGAACCAAGTGCAACACTTGCTATTAGCGACCTAGCATCACAGTTAGAAGCAGAAGGAGCAGACGTTATTGACCTTAGCGTTGGCGAGCCTGATTTTGACACGCCAGACAACATTGTTGAAGCTGGTAAGGAGGCTCTAGACAACGGACATACTGGATATACACAGTCAAGTGGTATTCCGGAGCTCCGGTCTGCAATCGCCGATAAACTCGCTTCTGATGGACTTTCATATGATCCAGATCAGATTATGGTAACTCCTGGCGGTAAACAGGCTCTTTTTGAAGTTGTTCAAACCATTGTGAACCCAGGAGACGAAGTAGTACTACTTGACCCCGCATGGGTATCCTACGAGGCTATGGTCAAGATTGCTGGCGGTGATCTTGCTCGGGTTGATCTTTCTTCGCATGATTTCCAACTTGAGCCAGCACTGGATGATCTTGAAGAGGTCGTCTCAGATGATACAGAATTGTTGATCGTTAACTCGCCGTCAAATCCATCCGGAGCTGTGTTCTCTGATGCTGCTCTGGCCGGTGTCCGTGACTTAGCTGTTGAGCATGACATCGCTGTCATCAGTGATGAGATTTATGACACTGTCTGCTACGATGCTGAGCCAACCAGCCTAGGGACGTTCGATGGAATGGAAGACCGAACAATCACTGTCAACGGGTTCTCAAAGACCTACGCAATGACCGGATGGCGACTTGGCTACTTTGCGGCTCCACAAGATCTTATTGACCAAGCTGGAAAACTGCAGTCACATTCTGTTTCATGTGCGACCAACTTTGTCCAACGCGCTGGTATTGAAGCACTTGAGAATACAGACGAGGTTGTTGAAGAAATGGTTGCTGCATTCGAAGAACGTCGCGACTTCCTTGTCGATCTGTTCGAGGATCACGGCGTGTCTGTCTCTGTCCCAGATGGCGCATTCTATATGATGCTCCCTGTCGCAGAGGACGATCAAGCGTGGTGTGAAAATGCAATTGAGACAGCTCACGTTGCAACTGTTCCCGGCAATGCGTTTGGAACTCCTGGATACGCACGAATCTCATACGCCAATAGCAAACCTCGATTACGAGGAGCTGTTGAACGACTTGCTGAAAACGACCTTATATAA
- a CDS encoding Mov34/MPN/PAD-1 family protein: protein MGLLGSLFRSSEVLGIAEETLQFGLRASEQTHPNEYMGLLRGTEAKKLGLDRTGQVITDILVIPGTKSGNTSATLKTNKVPNDRKSVGSIHSHPSGVLTPSSQDLQTFTRGEVHIIVGSPYQRHSWQAYDASGKRINLDVIDVELPDSEEFFHFDESDLDIDDAGEQ from the coding sequence ATGGGTTTGCTCGGATCATTATTTCGATCGAGTGAGGTTCTTGGGATTGCAGAGGAGACCCTACAGTTTGGACTCCGAGCGAGCGAACAAACACATCCAAATGAGTATATGGGGTTACTTCGAGGGACGGAGGCAAAGAAGTTAGGACTTGACCGGACAGGCCAAGTAATTACAGATATTCTGGTAATTCCAGGAACAAAATCAGGGAACACGAGTGCAACATTGAAGACGAACAAAGTTCCAAATGATCGGAAATCAGTTGGATCAATCCACTCACATCCAAGTGGGGTGTTAACCCCAAGCTCTCAAGATTTGCAGACATTTACACGGGGGGAAGTGCACATTATTGTTGGATCTCCGTATCAGAGACACAGCTGGCAGGCCTATGATGCGTCTGGAAAACGAATCAATCTCGATGTGATTGATGTAGAGCTACCCGACAGCGAGGAATTTTTCCATTTTGACGAGAGTGATTTGGATATTGACGATGCAGGTGAACAATGA